One Streptococcus sp. VT 162 genomic window, TCAAAATCTTCTAAGCGTTTTGAAGACTGGCTTTATCATACAAAGATTTATCAGACTTATGTAGCTGACTTTCGGGAAACCAAGTCAATCGCGCGAGAACGAAAGAAAAAAATTATCGTATCTATCTATATCTTGATGGGGATTTCTATTTATTTTGCCCCTCTTTTACCAGTCAAAATCGGTCTGGGAGCCTTGACTGTCTTTATCACCTACTATCTCTTTAAAGTCATTCCTGACAAAGAATAGATAAAAATAGTAGTTATTTGCCTTAATAAAAATGAAAGCCTATTTAAAATAATATGATATAATAAATTCAAAGAAAACATCAAGGAGAATCAAATGATTTACGAATTTTGTGCTGAAAATGTGACCTTGCTTGAAAAAGCGATGCGGGCTGGAGCTCGTCGAATCGAACTTTGTGACAATCTAGCAGTAGGAGGAACAACACCTAGCTATGGAGTGACCAAGGCAGCGGTTGAACTGGCAGCTAACTACGACACCACCATCATGACTATGATTCGTCCCCGTGGTGGCGACTTTGTCTATACTGATCTTGAAATAGCGATCATGCTAGAAGACATTCGTTTGACTACTCAGGCTGGAAGTCAAGGGGTTGTATTTGGGGCTTTAACTGCTGATAAGAAGTTGGATAAGGTTAATCTAGAGAAATTAATTGCCGCATCTAAAGGAATGGAAATTGTCTTTCACATGGCCTTTGATGAATTGAGTGATGAAGATCAGTTGGAAGCCATTGACTGGCTCAGCCAAGCTGGTGTCACTCGTATCTTAACTCGCGCTGGTGTATCTGGAGATTCGTTAGAGAAACGATTTGCTCACTATCGTAGAATTCTAGAACACTCTGCAGGTAAAATTGAAATCCTACCAGGTGGAGGGATTGACTTGGACAACCGTCAAAACTTTATCGACCAGCTGGGCGTGACACAATTGCATGGAACCAAGGTTGTCTTTTAAAAAATAGAAAGGAACTGCTAGCTTTTGGTAGCAGTTTTCACTTATGTTTGAAATTTTTAAATCCTATCAGTTTAATAAAGAAAAAGCCCATGCCTATGGTTTTGTAGAAAATGAGGAAGTCTG contains:
- a CDS encoding membrane protein, yielding MRIIYLSIGFISLALAVIGIVLPLLPTTPFLLLAIACFSKSSKRFEDWLYHTKIYQTYVADFRETKSIARERKKKIIVSIYILMGISIYFAPLLPVKIGLGALTVFITYYLFKVIPDKE
- a CDS encoding copper homeostasis protein CutC; translated protein: MIYEFCAENVTLLEKAMRAGARRIELCDNLAVGGTTPSYGVTKAAVELAANYDTTIMTMIRPRGGDFVYTDLEIAIMLEDIRLTTQAGSQGVVFGALTADKKLDKVNLEKLIAASKGMEIVFHMAFDELSDEDQLEAIDWLSQAGVTRILTRAGVSGDSLEKRFAHYRRILEHSAGKIEILPGGGIDLDNRQNFIDQLGVTQLHGTKVVF